ttagactgaagaatctttagtcagatgcccttatatggtttagtttgtttataagctttgatattaccTGGAGGAAgactaggattgcctttggctttcctctattattatgtattatatatgtggaagctgttaccatgctggggacctctggttctcacccatgcggattttgtggttttcagatgcaggacgtgaggtttcccgctgaggcatgctggagacttctagatttgcgaagatcctttgttctcgggactatgttttggtttatatgttttgcttagatacttttatctccattaaataatacaaactgtggtgactcctcttatgggaggttttggagaataggttttatgtatttgtgtccctttgggtttcctttggggtttccattattttattatatgtatatattgctatgctcggaccggttatcttcgcagccggatcttgagtcttgatattcctgtttttgacactcctttgtatatatataatctcgcgttggtttatccttgttcgttacgttattgatcggagtgttgcgcttttgagttgcgatttttgtttacccctttttctacaaaggctcctagttataatcaatcattcatactattatatgtactaaatttttattttagaggtcgtaataccttgccatctctgaattatgacttaagcataagactctgtatggtagggtgttacagctTTACATGAGACAACTGTGAGAATTTGAAATGTTGCAAAGCGATGGAGTATTTGATCCTACGCGAGCATTTTTGTGTGATGACGGTGGAGGCCGCGCAATGGCAAGGGCGACACCGACATCAAAAGCAAAACCACGACGTCGCAATGGAGAGGACGGGATGCTGGTAACACGGAATGGCTGCAAGAGATGATGCACAGGGAGAGGCGACTGCACACGATAGAGGGCCAAAGTGGAAGTCAATTCGCGCAACAAGGGTGACACAACCAAGACATCACGGCGGCTCGACGGCACAGGAGGAGGCAGACGTCGAAGGTATTGTGGATGGGAAGACTGAGAAACGAGAGAGAGTACAGGAGCACATATAGAGAGTAGTTTGTAACTTAGAATTGTATGAGGCTTGTATGAAAAGagtacaaaaataaattgttttaaattttaaaattaggattaaaaaaaagttagcTATGTTAACCTATGTTATAtactataattaatttttttatactttttcatatgaaattaatatttaaaaattattagataatttaataaatttaattaaattattatctaatactttttaattataaattttatataaataaatataactGTACATGAATTTTTACCTTTATTATTAGGATGGTTTGCACAACATTTGTGAATTGGTTATTGCACGgttaatttcaaaatttgtgTAATTGACTAATTGTTTTAGGCCGTGGTAGTGCTAGAACTCTTCTATAATTATATGTCTGCAAATAATGTAATAGGGCGCCCCTTCTGTAATTAGTAATAACTTCTTGGGGTTATTTTATAGTTCTGCTACGACACATATTTCTTCGTGTTGACTTTATGAGCGTTTTTGACTTTCTATTGCTGTTGATTACACTTTAGTCAAACTAATAGAGTTTTCGAAAACCCCACCACAACAAGTGTTCTTGTCTTTCAATTACTTATTtcatatctattatatattaggAAACATTTTAATTGTATCGAGAATATCGGTACACTAATTGTTTTAatagttgattttaattaatatatattatatatattttttataattcaaattaacgGTTAAAATAATTGGAATATCAGTATTTTTGGTGTACTTAAAatgttttaatatattattaattttataataaaaatatattatatattattttttattataactaaaatcaaatttttttaaaaaaattaaagattttttttttatttttttacttaatCTATCTCTCTCATGTATCATTATCaatgattaatttaaatttgacaattaaaatataaaatatagtaTTCTCTAATtacatttaaattaaaattaaaatataactatattatatattatatctatatattactaactaatttaataacgaaaatgtgtcacatgacactctcttattaaaatttagaaaaaatatttttctccaaaattaataaatagtcttcttaaattcttttaactacctttctctttttttttctatttctctctattCTTTCaactttatatataatttatattttatattttatattagtaatttgataaattaaaatatattcagcagatatttttcattataattaaaataaatttttttcttaacttttaaaattaacaatctctctctcattcttcttctttatcgttctctcttttttctcttattctctatttttctctaccttttttttctacaaaaaataaaattaataacataatataatttaaataaaaaatattattatatgcatattttttatttaattttaaatttttactacTTATCTTTCTAATTTATAGTTTCACTcctttttctttaaatatttattacatataatttaaaaaaatactaatattgtaATTAAAAGTTAGATAAAATCAAGATTCAATTgttttagaaaataataaatttgagttaattttataattatcaatataaatttttcaatgttaataatatcaaattatatttttatatatatagtgaaaaaatattatttttaaatagcaagcataaaaattaattatttctatttgtgCAACAGACTTAATATCtaatcaaatatatatttttttatttacagaGACCTTGACCTTCTTAGCCGATGGAAACTTTGGTCCTTTACGACCTTTTTATAAAAGTAGTTTAATgctataaattttttatgtcaTGATCTATAATATcagaattaatataattttaaaaaatttatattatcaTAACATTATTATGGTAAAAATactagtttaaaaaaaatttaaatattcttAAAAGTTTCTTTGAAAAACATTTCAAGTGAAATGGAATATGATAATTCTAGATCTCATCTGGTTTACCGTGTAATATAATCTCATCCCATCTCAAACAAGAATTTTGAGTCAAAGTGTGAAGTGTTCTaccgcaattctcatcactcAGCGTGAGAAAACAAACATGGCGGGGTCACTCACTAAAATTCAGAGATATCTGAGGCAAGCACATGTATGGAGGTTTGTTGGTCTGGCTTCAACTGCAGTTGGATTATCATGTTATGCTCTCAGCTCCTCCTTTAACCATCTCTTTGGAAGGTGGAactttctcaaaatctttatctATATTGTTTCCAGTATCACCATTTGTTTCATGATTTTATTTGCAAAGTCATGGCAATGCTCCACCGCATTGCGATTCAAAGCTCACCTGTCTTTTCTGGTTTTGACAATAACCGCCATCTACTCCTTTTTCTTTGATAAAGATGTCAACGGAAAACCGGATGTTTACGGCCTAATTTCTTGGGAGCTTTGATTGTACAATTCATGAAGATACATTTGTTTTTAGGTATCTTTGGAGTGGGACTCAGCTACTCCCTCATCATTCTCCGTTCTTCTTTAGATTTGGAAAATGAGCATCAGAGGTTGGATGATCAGTATCACTCAGTTGTGCAAGTTGACTCAGAttcacaacaacaacaagaagaagctgCACAAGTGGATTCAGATTCACAAGAAGTCAACACTGATATTGTCATTATGAAGACACAATTCACCGCTTGTATAAATGCTCTTAAGTTATGTGATAGGGAGCTTATTAATATGCTTTCCAATTATGCAAAAGATAACGTCAAGACCTTCATTGAATCCAACCTTGAGGACCATGTCCCGGTTGACAGCAACATGGTGATTGATGCGCTGCCGTCAAACATTATcgatgaccttcaagaaggagTGAAGTTCATGGTGGCAAATGGACTTCAGAAGGAGTGTTGCGATTCATATAGCAGCTGCCGCAGGGAATACTTAGGAAAGTTCATTTCCAGTTCACACTTGAAACTCCCAAATATTGTGAATGTGGTTGAGGTGGAATCAACTGCTCTTGAATTTGAAGTTAGGAATTGGATTACCACTTCAAATTTAGCAATGAGATTGCTGTTTCCCAACGAAAGAAGACTGTGCGAGCGTATCTTCATGGGGCTCAGCACGGCTACAGATATCGTATTCACCGAAATTTGCAGGGAATTCACGATacatcaattcaaattttcAGATTGCTTTACATTTGAAGTTTTTCCCATGAGCGTAAGAGTTTTCAAGGCACTGAATGACTTGATTCCAGAGTATGAATCATTGTTTTCCCAGAAATCTTGTGATTCAATTAGAAATGAAGCTATCAGTAATTGGAAGAGACTGGGGAAAGCAACCAAAGGGATATTCATAGAGTTGGAGGATTGGATTTGCAATGATGAAGCCATATCAGATGTTCCTGACGAGCTTTATCCGATCTGCAGAAAAGTGATAGAGTGCCTTAATGTTGTTTTCAAAGCTTGGGTCATCCTTCCCCTTGAGAATTTTTTCGAAGAACACCCCATGGTTGTTCATAGAGAGGGAAGCCCGTCTTCATTCTTTATCCAGTTGATTAGGATGATAGAGCTTCTAGAGAAGCATCTGGAAGTCAGGTTCAAAAGCTGTCCGGACCGTGCTCTGCGCTGCATTACAGCGATGAATAATGTAAGGCACATTGAACAGAATGCAAAAAAATGGAACTGGGATACAAGACCCATGTATAATAGTGGCATAATTAGAAAACTGAGTGCAAAAGTCAGACACAACCTTGAAGACTACCTAAGAATCTCGTGGGATGATGTTGTTGGGCTTTTGAAGCTGGGAGATAACGAAGCATACTCAGCGGAGTCTATGAAAGAGAATCTCAAATTGTTCAACTTGCACTTTAAGGAAATATGCAGGGTTCAGTCTACATGGTTTGTCCTAGATGAGCAGctaagaaaagaaataagagagtCCATAGATAATATCTTGTTGCCAATATATGGAGTCTTTATTGGAAAGTTGTATGATGTTCTTGGTTCGCATGCCAATGAGTATATTGAGTACTCAATGCTTGACATTGATGCTCTGCTCAACGATTTGTTTCGTGCATAACTTAAGATATACTGTGTCAAATTGTAATACAAAATGGCCATACTCATAATGGACTTTATTAAAGGGGAGATCATAGTTGTCATGGTTGTTTAATTTACTTGTATATTGATTGTGATTAGAAACGTAGGTAAGCTTTCACCAGATTTTTCACACCTTGGGTCCATGCCTCTTGATTCCTCTGTATTATTGATTGTAGTAATAATGCTCTTTAATCTTtatctagttttttttttttatattaaaggTTAACAGCGAAAACGTGTGCTTTGAATAGATTATTGTCTGTGAAGTTGAAAGGAACAGTGGTGCCCGATTCAATACTCTTAATATGTTTTGGAGTACTAAAACTCCATACGAAAAGTtgaaaaaaagttatttattattttttatattttaaatttattgggccaaatttgtattttgttttgttttggtCAAACGTGGGACCATGGGCTGGCCCAATCGAAAAACAGAACCGACCCGGATACACTCAAAAACCAAGACCCATTCATCTAGTTTCATCATTCTGCTGTCGTCGTTCCTTATGGCGAGAGAGAGAGTTCTTCGTTCTTCCTCTGTTCACCGCCGCAAAGGAGACTGTTGGCGCCGTTGACACCTCTTTCGCCGCCTCTGATGCCTCTGACGCCACCAACGGAGGCACCCACCTTGGCCGAACGCAAATCTCTTCCTATCCTCCCTTACACAACTGCTGTGGAATGACCTCTGGGATCCTGAGTCATCGTCGCATCACATATCAGGCTCGAAAATTTTTTCCTAAGTTAGTGTGGGCTTTCCTAGAAAAGCTTATTGGCACAAAAAAATCTCTTCTGTAATTAGTTTGAGAATCCCCTCTGCATTTCTTCCGCGAGCTCCACGGCAGCAGCGTGAATGGCATTCAGCGATGAAGATTTATCAACAAATTCTGGGCGTTCCAGATCTTTCAGATGATCATTGCTACAATTGCTATCTGGCCCAATCAATTTCGTTCATAACTAAAATTATTTGTAAATTATCAACAGATTTTCTTTGAATCAACGAGTTCTAATTTTTCAAACTGATTATGGTTTGAAACTTTGAGAGGAAGAGAACTTGGTATACTAATCGATCGCAGTTGTCGAGACATTGTTGTCGTTGACGTCGTAGTTTCAGGGGTCGCCGGTGATTTGATGGCATGCTCGTTTTTCGTACGATGGAGTTTGTTGGTGGTTACGTTTGCCATCATCATCGTTGCTgttgtgaatttttgaatttgtcggaactttttttttttaccacaATGAATGTTGCAGAGCAGAAACATGGTGACGAAAAAAAGGAGCAAAAGGTATGGTGGAATAGACGCGGTGGACAGACGGCAACTCGGCAGGACGGCGTTCCATCCAACAAATTATAACAGTAgttaaaatttaggatttttacATTTTAGATAAAAGAAATGAATGGGGATttgcaaggaattgaaaatGAATAGAGGGTTAAAATGggattttcataaaaaaaaattttgtaaaattttatgGAGTTTCAAAACTCCAAACAACAGAGGAGTATTGTAACATCCACCAACAAACCTATCTAATTGAGTCGTAAATCATGTTAGAAGACACAGACTTGAGCTGTTGAAGATCAACGCTGAGTCGAGAACTTGCACACAGCAGAAAAATGTCCTTTAGTTAATCTTAACTCTTAAGTTCAAGTACTGCTAAAGAAAGAACAGAACTAAACTATGATGCATGCATGATACTAACACGTACATGAGACACGATACGAGACACGCAGATACGtgaatttaaaattcttataaggtatatgttatatatataaaatataaaatattttttagataaattataataatattttagtattttattaatattaaaatataaattaattttttaattattttaacaatcttttttaaatatataaagtatttaaaatatattttattttaataattaataatatatactatttctaaattcactttaaaaatacatattaagaataagattaGACACACTGACACATGATAATATTTAAGTGTATTTAAATATGtctaaaagttttttattttttattaaaacacaCCTAAAAGAATGTCTATACTTCATACGGATCTCGTTAGGGAGACAATTgactatttgtacaatgtgtacaatgggatATTGAGTTACAAAAGTC
The Arachis stenosperma cultivar V10309 chromosome 7, arast.V10309.gnm1.PFL2, whole genome shotgun sequence genome window above contains:
- the LOC130939635 gene encoding exocyst complex component EXO70B1-like; its protein translation is MKIHLFLGIFGVGLSYSLIILRSSLDLENEHQRLDDQYHSVVQVDSDSQQQQEEAAQVDSDSQEVNTDIVIMKTQFTACINALKLCDRELINMLSNYAKDNVKTFIESNLEDHVPVDSNMVIDALPSNIIDDLQEGVKFMVANGLQKECCDSYSSCRREYLGKFISSSHLKLPNIVNVVEVESTALEFEVRNWITTSNLAMRLLFPNERRLCERIFMGLSTATDIVFTEICREFTIHQFKFSDCFTFEVFPMSVRVFKALNDLIPEYESLFSQKSCDSIRNEAISNWKRLGKATKGIFIELEDWICNDEAISDVPDELYPICRKVIECLNVVFKAWVILPLENFFEEHPMVVHREGSPSSFFIQLIRMIELLEKHLEVRFKSCPDRALRCITAMNNVRHIEQNAKKWNWDTRPMYNSGIIRKLSAKVRHNLEDYLRISWDDVVGLLKLGDNEAYSAESMKENLKLFNLHFKEICRVQSTWFVLDEQLRKEIRESIDNILLPIYGVFIGKLYDVLGSHANEYIEYSMLDIDALLNDLFRA